The following coding sequences lie in one Jonesia denitrificans DSM 20603 genomic window:
- the uvrA gene encoding excinuclease ABC subunit UvrA, with product MTDRLIVQGAREHNLRSVDISLPRDQLIVFTGLSGSGKSSLAFDTIFAEGQRRYVESLSAYARQFLGQMDKPDVDFIEGLSPAVSIDQKSTNRNPRSTVGTITEIYDYLRLLFSRAGTQHCPVCGERITAQTPQQIVDKLLELPEKTRFQVLAPVVRGRKGEYHELLADLQAKGFSRVRIDGELHQLASPPTLEKNIKHSIDVVVDRLALRDGIRQRLTDSIETALNTADGRVIIDMVDLAENDPHRERRFSEKRACPNDHQLTLDEIEPRTFSFNAPYGACPECTGIGMRLEVDPELIIPDDDKSIADGAIAPWSATSSEYYDRILTGLSDELGFSLDTPWKKLPGSIQDAILYGKDYQVHVKYRNRWGRERAYTTGFEGVIASIERRHSETESEWSKEKYEAYMREIACPTCRGARLKPEVLAVKVGGKSIAEVCELSMRDCQQFLNTIELGTREKQIAAAVLKEILDRLGFLLDVGLDYLTLARAAGTLSGGEAQRIRLATQIGAGLVGVLYVLDEPSIGLHQRDNRRLIDTLTRLRDLGNTLIVVEHDEDTIRASDWVVDIGPGAGEHGGEVVHSGTYHDLLTNDRSITGAYLSGRRAIALPSARRAINPSRSLTVIGAKENNLRGDNVTFPLGVLTAVTGVSGSGKSTLVNSILYTVLANKLNGARLVAGRHRRIDGLENLDKVVHVDQGPIGRTPRSNPATYTGVWDHVRKLFAGTTEAKVRGYGPGRFSFNVKGGRCEACSGDGTIKIEMNFLPDVYVPCEVCHGARYNRETLEVTFKGKTVQDVLDMPIEEASNFFSAVPAIARHLNTLVDVGLGYVRLGQPAPTLSGGEAQRVKLAAELQKRSTGRTIYVLDEPTTGLHFEDIRKLLSVLQGLVDKGNSVIVIEHNLDVIKNADWIIDMGPEGGSGGGLVVAEGTPEQVAQVSESHTGYFLKEILNAHPAVPLGDQVPDIAPPTPRATKKKR from the coding sequence GTGACTGATCGACTCATCGTCCAAGGTGCCCGCGAACACAACCTCCGATCCGTAGATATTTCGCTGCCGCGTGACCAACTCATCGTCTTTACCGGCCTGTCGGGCTCCGGAAAGTCGTCTTTGGCATTTGACACCATCTTCGCAGAAGGTCAACGGCGATACGTCGAATCCTTGTCTGCTTATGCCCGGCAGTTCCTTGGTCAAATGGACAAACCTGACGTCGACTTCATCGAAGGGTTATCCCCAGCGGTCTCTATCGACCAAAAATCCACAAATAGGAATCCGCGGTCAACAGTCGGAACGATCACAGAGATCTATGACTACTTACGTCTGCTGTTTTCACGAGCTGGAACGCAGCATTGCCCGGTGTGCGGGGAACGCATCACAGCCCAAACCCCGCAACAAATCGTCGACAAGCTTCTTGAACTTCCTGAAAAAACCCGCTTTCAGGTGCTCGCACCTGTCGTGCGTGGGAGGAAAGGGGAGTACCACGAACTCCTCGCCGATCTGCAAGCCAAAGGGTTCTCCCGGGTCCGCATCGACGGGGAACTACACCAACTCGCAAGCCCGCCCACGCTCGAAAAGAACATCAAACACAGTATTGATGTTGTGGTTGACCGATTAGCACTGCGGGACGGAATCCGGCAACGGCTCACTGACTCCATCGAAACCGCACTCAACACAGCAGATGGACGTGTCATCATCGACATGGTCGATCTTGCGGAGAACGACCCACACCGTGAACGGCGGTTCTCCGAGAAACGGGCCTGCCCCAACGATCACCAACTGACGCTTGATGAAATCGAACCCCGGACTTTCTCATTTAACGCGCCCTATGGTGCCTGCCCCGAATGCACCGGGATCGGGATGCGACTTGAAGTTGACCCTGAACTCATCATCCCCGATGATGACAAATCCATCGCCGACGGCGCCATCGCGCCCTGGTCTGCGACGTCCTCGGAATACTACGACCGTATCCTGACCGGGCTGTCCGACGAACTCGGGTTTTCTCTGGACACACCGTGGAAGAAGCTCCCCGGCTCCATCCAAGACGCCATCTTGTACGGCAAGGACTACCAAGTCCACGTGAAATACCGTAACCGATGGGGTAGAGAACGTGCATACACCACCGGCTTTGAAGGGGTCATCGCGTCGATTGAACGACGACACTCCGAAACCGAATCCGAGTGGTCCAAAGAAAAATACGAAGCGTACATGCGTGAAATCGCATGCCCCACGTGTCGCGGTGCGCGCCTCAAACCCGAAGTGCTTGCCGTAAAAGTCGGTGGAAAATCTATTGCAGAGGTCTGTGAACTGTCCATGCGGGACTGTCAACAGTTCCTGAACACAATCGAACTCGGCACCAGAGAAAAACAGATCGCAGCCGCTGTATTAAAAGAAATCCTTGACAGATTAGGTTTTCTCCTTGATGTGGGTCTTGATTACCTCACCCTCGCGCGCGCTGCAGGAACCCTCTCTGGTGGAGAAGCACAACGCATCCGGTTAGCCACACAAATTGGGGCAGGACTTGTGGGTGTGCTCTACGTCCTTGATGAACCCAGTATTGGCCTGCACCAACGCGACAACCGCCGTCTCATTGACACCCTCACTCGGCTTCGTGACCTTGGAAACACACTCATCGTCGTCGAACATGACGAAGACACGATCCGCGCCTCTGACTGGGTCGTCGACATCGGCCCAGGCGCCGGGGAACACGGGGGAGAGGTCGTCCACTCGGGCACCTACCACGACCTCCTCACCAATGACCGCTCCATCACCGGCGCATACCTGTCAGGCCGCCGCGCCATTGCATTACCCTCAGCCCGCCGCGCCATCAACCCCTCACGCTCATTAACTGTTATCGGGGCGAAGGAAAACAATCTCCGCGGCGACAACGTCACCTTCCCGCTGGGTGTTCTCACGGCAGTCACAGGTGTGTCTGGGTCCGGAAAATCGACCCTCGTGAACTCCATCCTGTACACAGTGCTCGCCAACAAACTGAACGGCGCGCGACTCGTCGCAGGACGCCACCGGCGCATCGACGGACTAGAGAACCTCGACAAAGTTGTTCACGTTGACCAAGGCCCCATCGGACGCACCCCACGTTCCAACCCAGCTACCTACACCGGGGTGTGGGACCACGTGCGCAAACTCTTTGCCGGCACCACCGAAGCGAAAGTCCGCGGGTATGGTCCAGGTCGTTTCTCGTTCAACGTCAAAGGTGGTCGCTGTGAGGCATGCTCAGGGGACGGAACAATCAAAATTGAGATGAATTTCCTCCCCGACGTGTACGTACCCTGCGAGGTGTGCCACGGCGCCCGATACAACCGGGAAACCCTCGAAGTCACCTTCAAAGGCAAGACCGTTCAAGACGTACTTGACATGCCCATTGAGGAAGCCTCGAACTTCTTCTCAGCTGTCCCCGCGATCGCCCGGCACCTCAACACACTCGTCGATGTTGGATTGGGGTATGTCCGACTTGGACAACCTGCCCCCACCTTGTCCGGGGGAGAAGCCCAGCGTGTGAAGCTCGCAGCCGAATTGCAAAAACGGTCGACCGGCCGCACCATCTACGTGCTGGACGAGCCCACAACCGGACTACATTTCGAAGACATTCGTAAACTGTTGTCCGTCCTGCAAGGTTTGGTGGACAAAGGAAACTCAGTCATCGTGATCGAGCACAACCTCGATGTCATCAAGAACGCGGACTGGATCATTGACATGGGCCCAGAAGGTGGATCAGGAGGCGGACTAGTCGTTGCGGAAGGAACACCTGAACAAGTTGCGCAGGTTTCAGAATCCCACACCGGATACTTCCTCAAGGAAATTCTTAATGCACACCCCGCAGTGCCCCTAGGAGATCAAGTACCCGACATTGCTCCACCCACACCACGGGCAACCAAAAAGAAACGCTAA
- the uvrC gene encoding excinuclease ABC subunit UvrC yields the protein MADPTTYRPAPGDIPTAPGVYRFRDDQGRVIYVGKAKNLRARLSNYFQSLSALHPRTQAMVTSAAGVEWTIVSTEVEALALEYTWIKEYDPRFNVKYRDDKSYPYLAVSMSQQVPRAFVTRSAKKPGDRYFGPFGHAWAIRDTLDQLLRVFPVRTCTQGVYNRAQRSGRPCLLGYIDKCSAPCTGNISQDDHRQLAEDLCDFMAGHTGRFISDVKQRMMDASQALDFETAARLRDDLRALERALEKNAVVLSDATDADVFAVASDELEAAVQVFHVRGGRIRGQRGWIAEKVEALRDDEFIEHLLQQVYGVHDDSVTPGHAAQAIPRQVLVPVLPADSETMTAWLSTLRGSKVAVRIPQRGEKAQLAATVHANAEQALRLHKSRRAGDLTTRSQALRELHDALELSEAPLRIECYDVSHNQGTFQTASMVVFEDGLPKKSAYRLFHIKGNEGDGARDDTEAMYEVISRRFKRHLIHKETRQTVTTGEVDAHDNSSESPVFAYEPSLVVVDGGAPQVAAAVRALTDLGITDVAVCGLAKRLEEIWIPHDEFPVILERQSAGLYLLQHLRDEAHRFAIKAHRKRRSQGMTVSQLDGIPGLGPTRVKALLNHFGSVKKIKEASVDDIAAVKGIGRTTATQVVEFLHPRAE from the coding sequence ATGGCTGACCCAACCACCTATCGCCCTGCACCTGGTGATATCCCCACCGCCCCAGGTGTCTACCGATTTCGCGATGATCAGGGCCGCGTCATCTATGTAGGTAAAGCAAAGAACCTGCGCGCCCGCCTATCGAACTACTTCCAATCACTCAGTGCCCTGCACCCGCGAACTCAAGCGATGGTCACCTCAGCTGCCGGAGTTGAGTGGACTATCGTGTCAACCGAAGTCGAAGCACTCGCACTGGAATACACCTGGATCAAAGAGTACGACCCACGATTCAACGTAAAATATCGTGACGACAAGTCATACCCCTACCTGGCAGTGAGCATGTCACAGCAAGTTCCGCGTGCGTTTGTGACACGCTCGGCGAAGAAACCCGGTGACCGATACTTTGGTCCTTTTGGCCACGCATGGGCCATCAGAGATACCCTTGACCAGCTATTGCGGGTATTCCCGGTGCGTACTTGTACACAAGGTGTCTACAACCGTGCGCAACGATCCGGGCGTCCTTGTCTGTTGGGGTACATCGACAAATGCTCCGCACCGTGCACAGGCAACATATCTCAGGACGATCACCGGCAACTCGCAGAAGATCTGTGCGACTTTATGGCCGGACACACTGGTCGTTTCATCTCTGATGTCAAACAGCGCATGATGGACGCCTCTCAAGCGCTCGACTTTGAAACTGCTGCCCGGTTACGTGACGATCTGCGTGCCTTGGAAAGGGCATTGGAAAAGAACGCGGTGGTGTTATCTGATGCAACTGACGCTGATGTCTTTGCGGTCGCATCAGATGAACTGGAAGCAGCAGTGCAAGTGTTCCATGTCAGGGGCGGCCGTATCAGAGGGCAACGCGGGTGGATCGCGGAAAAAGTGGAAGCGCTTCGCGACGACGAGTTTATTGAGCATCTCCTTCAACAGGTGTACGGCGTCCACGATGACTCTGTAACTCCAGGTCATGCCGCCCAAGCGATCCCACGCCAAGTTCTAGTTCCCGTCCTCCCTGCGGATTCAGAGACGATGACAGCCTGGCTCAGCACACTGCGTGGGAGCAAAGTCGCTGTGCGGATACCGCAGCGCGGCGAAAAAGCGCAGCTGGCTGCAACAGTTCACGCGAACGCAGAGCAAGCGTTACGCCTCCACAAATCCCGGCGTGCTGGGGATCTCACCACCCGCTCTCAAGCGTTACGCGAACTCCATGACGCTCTGGAACTCAGTGAAGCCCCGCTACGCATTGAATGTTACGACGTCTCCCACAACCAAGGCACGTTCCAAACAGCATCCATGGTCGTCTTCGAGGACGGCCTCCCCAAGAAAAGCGCTTACCGACTTTTCCATATCAAAGGAAACGAAGGAGACGGGGCGCGGGATGACACTGAAGCAATGTATGAAGTGATCTCCCGGAGATTCAAACGCCACCTCATACACAAAGAAACCCGGCAGACAGTCACCACTGGTGAAGTCGACGCACACGACAACTCCAGTGAAAGCCCAGTGTTCGCTTACGAACCGTCACTCGTTGTCGTTGATGGTGGCGCACCGCAGGTTGCAGCGGCTGTCCGGGCGCTGACCGACCTGGGAATCACCGACGTCGCGGTGTGCGGGCTCGCGAAACGGCTGGAAGAAATTTGGATACCACATGACGAGTTCCCTGTCATTCTTGAACGTCAATCCGCAGGACTGTATTTGCTCCAACACCTGCGCGACGAAGCGCATCGCTTTGCAATTAAGGCACATCGAAAGCGCCGTTCCCAGGGAATGACAGTTTCCCAGCTTGACGGCATACCTGGTCTTGGGCCAACCCGTGTGAAGGCCTTGCTCAACCACTTTGGTTCAGTGAAAAAAATCAAAGAAGCGTCAGTGGACGACATCGCAGCAGTGAAAGGGATCGGACGAACGACGGCGACACAAGTTGTTGAGTTCCTTCATCCACGCGCAGAGTAA
- the rapZ gene encoding RNase adapter RapZ, producing MTREPDPLTVPQGIPLVEAAAHNPDGNVSEVLIVTGMSGAGRSKAAEVLEDLDWYVIDNLPPKMLLPLVDMMTHANSTINRLAAVVDVRGREFFNDLYDVLQRFKSYNLAFRIMFLDASDEALVRRFEQVRRPHPLQGDGRILDGITIERSLLAGMKNRADYIIDTSDLNVHDLARQVRSCVAEDTHDQLRINVVSFGFKYGIPLDADHVVDMRFLKNPYWIDELRHLTGRDEAVSDYVLGLDGARTFIERYVSALEPVLAGYTKEEKRYVTIAVGCTGGKHRSVAVSEELGAQLRHAGHRVVVTARDLGKE from the coding sequence ATGACCCGCGAACCTGACCCTCTCACCGTCCCTCAAGGTATTCCTCTGGTAGAAGCCGCTGCGCACAATCCCGACGGCAACGTCTCCGAAGTACTGATCGTCACCGGGATGTCAGGCGCGGGGCGGTCAAAGGCTGCTGAAGTATTGGAGGATCTTGACTGGTACGTCATCGATAACCTCCCTCCTAAAATGCTTCTACCGCTGGTTGACATGATGACGCATGCCAACTCTACGATCAACCGGTTGGCTGCTGTGGTCGATGTGCGAGGCCGCGAGTTCTTCAACGACCTTTACGATGTGTTGCAGCGGTTTAAGAGCTACAACTTGGCGTTTCGTATCATGTTTCTCGATGCGAGCGATGAGGCGCTCGTGCGACGATTTGAACAGGTACGCCGACCACACCCGCTTCAAGGCGATGGTCGGATCCTCGATGGAATCACCATTGAGCGTTCCTTGTTAGCGGGCATGAAAAATCGTGCTGACTACATCATTGATACCTCTGACCTCAACGTGCACGACCTTGCCCGCCAAGTGCGTTCGTGCGTTGCAGAGGACACGCATGATCAGTTACGTATCAACGTCGTGTCATTCGGGTTTAAGTACGGTATTCCTTTGGATGCTGACCACGTTGTGGATATGCGGTTCCTCAAAAATCCGTACTGGATTGATGAGCTTCGACACCTCACCGGTCGTGATGAGGCTGTGTCAGATTATGTTCTAGGGCTTGATGGTGCCAGAACGTTCATTGAGCGTTACGTGTCGGCGCTGGAACCGGTCCTCGCCGGCTACACGAAGGAAGAAAAACGGTACGTCACGATCGCCGTGGGGTGCACTGGTGGCAAACACCGTTCTGTGGCGGTCAGTGAAGAGCTGGGGGCTCAGTTGCGGCACGCCGGGCACCGTGTTGTCGTGACTGCTCGAGACCTCGGCAAGGAGTAG
- a CDS encoding uridine diphosphate-N-acetylglucosamine-binding protein YvcK — protein sequence MGTAVVALGGGHGLSASLSALRLMTHQITAIVTVADDGGSSGRLRDELDVLPPGDLRMALSALCDDSEWGRLWRDLLQHRFTSEGDLDRHAVGNLLIVALWELLDDTVAGLDWVGKLLGARGRVLPMASVPLSIEADMVVGQDQFTVRGQSLVASTPGHVESLRLIPSDPPACAEAVDAVINADWVILGPGSWFSSVMPHLLVPQLREALLTTTAKRCLTLNLSMHGTETFGMSAADHLRALAKHAPTLRIDAILADPSAIDDADDLIAASGLLGAQVLFRQVRRGDGSARHDPLRLAAAYQDVFDRFLGDVGTVSP from the coding sequence GTGGGGACCGCTGTCGTTGCTTTGGGGGGCGGGCATGGACTGTCAGCGAGTTTGTCTGCTCTTCGGTTGATGACCCACCAGATCACGGCGATTGTCACGGTGGCTGATGACGGTGGATCCTCTGGTCGTTTGCGTGATGAACTCGATGTTCTGCCACCCGGTGACCTGCGTATGGCCTTATCAGCTCTGTGTGATGATTCAGAGTGGGGGCGGTTGTGGCGTGATTTGTTGCAGCACCGCTTCACCTCTGAAGGAGACCTCGACCGGCATGCTGTAGGTAACCTCCTCATTGTTGCGCTGTGGGAGCTTCTTGATGACACGGTGGCTGGACTTGATTGGGTCGGAAAGCTCTTGGGAGCCCGCGGTCGCGTCCTGCCGATGGCTTCAGTTCCGTTGTCCATCGAAGCTGACATGGTGGTTGGGCAGGACCAGTTCACGGTTCGTGGCCAATCATTGGTTGCCTCCACGCCTGGTCATGTCGAGTCGCTACGTCTCATTCCGAGCGATCCGCCTGCCTGTGCGGAAGCAGTTGACGCGGTCATAAACGCGGATTGGGTCATTCTTGGACCTGGTTCATGGTTTTCTTCTGTGATGCCGCACCTTCTTGTGCCCCAGTTACGTGAGGCGCTGTTGACCACCACCGCCAAACGGTGCCTGACACTAAATCTCAGTATGCACGGCACGGAAACCTTTGGTATGTCAGCGGCCGATCATCTTCGGGCGCTTGCTAAACACGCACCGACTTTGCGCATCGATGCGATTCTTGCTGATCCTTCTGCGATTGATGATGCCGATGATCTGATTGCTGCTAGTGGGCTGCTTGGGGCGCAGGTATTGTTTCGACAAGTGCGTCGCGGGGATGGTAGTGCACGTCACGATCCGCTTCGTCTCGCCGCCGCATACCAGGATGTTTTCGACCGTTTCCTCGGTGATGTGGGCACTGTCTCGCCGTAG
- the whiA gene encoding DNA-binding protein WhiA yields the protein MALTAQVKDELARVKVDRTSCRKAEVSATLRFAGGLHIISGRIVIEAELDTAVAADRLRTAISDVYGHTSELITVSGGGIRRGARYVVRVVREGESLARQTGLLDSRGRPVRGLPPHIISAGVAEAEAAWRGAFLAHGSLTEPGRSSALEVTCPGPEAALALVGAARRLGITAKAREVRGVDRVVIRDGEAIGDLLVRLGATDTVHVWEERRKRREVRGNANRLANFDDANLRRSARAAVAAGARVERAFDILGDDLPEHLREAGRLRLEHKQASLEELGQLADPPLTKDAVAGRIRRLLATADKRARELGIPDTESGLSQDLLDL from the coding sequence ATGGCTTTGACTGCTCAGGTGAAAGATGAACTTGCTCGTGTAAAGGTGGACCGTACCTCCTGCCGCAAGGCAGAGGTGTCTGCAACGCTGAGGTTTGCAGGTGGTCTGCATATCATTTCTGGGCGCATCGTCATTGAGGCGGAACTTGACACAGCGGTCGCTGCGGATCGTCTTCGCACCGCGATTTCCGATGTGTATGGGCATACCAGTGAACTGATCACTGTGTCTGGAGGTGGGATCCGCAGGGGGGCACGATATGTGGTGCGTGTTGTGCGTGAAGGGGAGTCGCTTGCGCGGCAAACGGGTCTTTTGGACAGCCGGGGTCGCCCCGTGCGTGGGCTGCCACCGCATATTATTTCTGCAGGTGTCGCGGAAGCGGAGGCCGCGTGGCGTGGGGCATTTCTTGCGCATGGTTCACTCACTGAGCCAGGACGCTCATCGGCGCTTGAAGTGACGTGTCCTGGGCCGGAGGCGGCTCTTGCGCTTGTGGGGGCGGCCCGTCGTCTTGGGATTACTGCCAAGGCACGGGAGGTTCGCGGGGTCGATCGCGTGGTCATCCGCGATGGTGAAGCGATCGGTGACCTTCTCGTTCGGTTAGGTGCAACAGATACTGTCCATGTGTGGGAGGAACGGCGTAAGCGTCGTGAGGTTCGCGGAAACGCCAACCGGCTTGCAAATTTTGATGACGCGAACCTGCGTCGTTCTGCACGCGCGGCAGTCGCTGCGGGTGCCCGGGTTGAGCGTGCGTTTGACATTCTGGGTGACGACCTTCCGGAACATTTGCGTGAAGCGGGTCGGTTGCGTCTGGAACATAAACAGGCGTCGTTGGAAGAACTAGGGCAGCTCGCGGACCCTCCGCTGACAAAAGATGCGGTTGCTGGGCGTATTCGCCGTCTATTGGCAACAGCGGATAAACGAGCTCGCGAGTTGGGGATCCCGGACACTGAGTCGGGTTTGTCTCAGGATTTACTCGACCTGTGA
- the gap gene encoding type I glyceraldehyde-3-phosphate dehydrogenase, whose protein sequence is MTIRVGINGFGRIGRNFFRAILASGADIEIVGVNDLTDNKTLAHLLKYDSVLGRLTQEVSFDDESITVDGKKIRALAEREPANLPWGELGADIVIESTGFFTDAEKAKAHIDAGAKKVIISAPAKNEDATFVVGVNADQYDTEKHNIISNASCTTNCLAPLAKVLDEAFGIERGLMTTVHAYTGDQNLQDGPHRDLRRARAAAINIVPTSTGAAKAVALVLPQLKGKLDGYALRVPTPTGSATDLTFTAGRDLTVDEVNAAVKAAAEGPLKGILTYTEDPIVSSDIVTDPASSIFDAGLTKVIGNQVKVVSWYDNEWGYSNRLVDLTVLVGEKL, encoded by the coding sequence GTGACCATCCGCGTCGGAATCAACGGCTTCGGCCGCATCGGCCGTAACTTCTTCCGCGCAATCCTTGCGTCGGGTGCTGACATCGAAATCGTCGGTGTGAATGACCTCACCGACAACAAGACTCTTGCGCACCTGCTCAAGTACGACTCTGTTCTGGGCCGCCTGACTCAGGAAGTTTCCTTCGACGACGAGTCCATCACCGTTGACGGCAAGAAGATCCGCGCACTTGCCGAGCGTGAACCAGCCAACCTCCCATGGGGTGAGCTTGGTGCTGACATCGTCATCGAGTCCACTGGTTTCTTCACTGACGCTGAGAAGGCAAAGGCTCACATCGACGCTGGTGCTAAGAAGGTCATCATCTCCGCACCTGCGAAGAACGAAGACGCTACCTTTGTCGTTGGCGTGAACGCTGACCAGTACGACACCGAGAAGCACAACATCATCTCGAACGCTTCGTGCACCACGAACTGCCTTGCACCACTTGCAAAGGTTCTTGACGAGGCATTTGGTATCGAGCGTGGCCTCATGACCACTGTGCACGCCTACACCGGTGACCAGAACCTCCAGGACGGTCCACACCGCGACCTGCGCCGTGCGCGCGCTGCCGCGATCAACATCGTTCCTACCTCGACTGGTGCCGCAAAGGCTGTTGCGCTCGTTCTGCCACAGCTCAAGGGCAAGCTCGATGGTTACGCACTCCGCGTGCCCACACCAACGGGTTCAGCAACCGACCTCACCTTCACTGCAGGCCGTGACCTGACAGTTGACGAGGTCAACGCAGCCGTGAAGGCAGCAGCTGAGGGTCCACTCAAGGGAATCCTCACCTACACCGAAGACCCCATCGTGTCCTCGGACATCGTGACCGACCCTGCATCCTCGATCTTTGACGCTGGCCTCACCAAGGTCATCGGCAACCAGGTCAAGGTTGTGTCGTGGTACGACAACGAGTGGGGTTACTCGAACCGTCTGGTCGACCTCACCGTTCTCGTTGGTGAGAAGCTCTGA